Sequence from the Aquimarina sp. Aq107 genome:
CTGAGGATGCTATTAACGCTTTATTAAAAGGAGAAAAAGTTCCCGTAGAGACTACTAAAGCAATAGGTTGTAGTATAAAAGCATAATTAGCACTGTACTTTTAAAATAAATGGATGTACGACTTCGTACAATTCAGTTAGGACTCTTATATTTGTAAGGAATTGCAGATTTAAAAGTTCAATTAATAAAGGAAATATAAAATGGCCGAAGATATCACTCAAGATCAATGGGAAGATCTAATTGCTAAGGATGCAAATGCAGTAATTTTAGATGTTAGAACAGAGGAAGAAGTAGAAGATGGATTTATACCCAATATGTTAAATCTAGATATACGCCAAGGACAAGGTTTTTTAGACGAAGTACAGAAATTAGATAAATCCAAAAATTATTACGTGTACTGTCGTTCTGGAGCTAGAAGTGCACAAGCTTGTACATTGATGAATCAAATGGGTTTTGAAACTACTTATAATCTCATAGGTGGTTTTATGAGCTGGGATGGCGAAGTTGCCGAATAATAGTATTTAATTGTGTTTATGAAAATTAAAACAATAATAACCGTAGTTGTTCTTTCAATGTTATTATTCAATTGTAAAGATGCTAAAACAGATGATACTGCAATTGTAGAATTAATAACAGTAGCAGAGATGGATTCTTTATTGGAAATGGAAAAAGTACAGCTTGTAGATGTACGCACTCCACAAGAATATGCAGAAGGTCACATAGAAGGAGCGATTAATATAGATTTTAGTGATGAGAATTTTGAAACACTAATATCTGAAGTAGATAAAACAAAACCTGTAGCTGTGTATTGCGGTAGGGGAGGAAGAAGTGGTAAA
This genomic interval carries:
- a CDS encoding rhodanese-like domain-containing protein — protein: MAEDITQDQWEDLIAKDANAVILDVRTEEEVEDGFIPNMLNLDIRQGQGFLDEVQKLDKSKNYYVYCRSGARSAQACTLMNQMGFETTYNLIGGFMSWDGEVAE
- a CDS encoding rhodanese-like domain-containing protein, with the translated sequence MKIKTIITVVVLSMLLFNCKDAKTDDTAIVELITVAEMDSLLEMEKVQLVDVRTPQEYAEGHIEGAINIDFSDENFETLISEVDKTKPVAVYCGRGGRSGKCSAYMKKAGFTKIYDLDGGITEWKYKGKTLVK